One genomic region from Salinicola endophyticus encodes:
- a CDS encoding heme NO-binding domain-containing protein, whose amino-acid sequence MKGLIFVELMNFLDEQLGDAITERVVEAASLPNDAAFTTVGNYPSHYAADLVAAAARMTGADAALMCEDFGRFLFQRFQTRFPHLLSRYTSARELLEHVQGHIHEEVKVIYPDASPPQVETHSDIEGYTVTYRSGRGFAHIAYGLVAQCISFYSEQSDVSWKSGSTDTQACFIIRPRKGIYPL is encoded by the coding sequence ATGAAAGGGTTGATCTTTGTCGAGCTGATGAACTTTCTCGATGAGCAGTTGGGTGACGCCATTACCGAGAGGGTGGTGGAAGCGGCCTCGCTGCCCAACGATGCCGCATTCACCACGGTTGGCAACTATCCCAGCCACTACGCGGCGGACCTGGTGGCGGCCGCGGCCAGGATGACCGGTGCCGATGCCGCTTTGATGTGTGAAGATTTCGGCCGCTTTCTCTTCCAGCGTTTCCAGACACGTTTTCCACATCTATTGTCGCGCTACACCAGTGCCCGGGAGCTTCTCGAGCATGTCCAGGGGCATATCCATGAGGAGGTCAAGGTCATTTATCCCGATGCTTCGCCACCGCAGGTGGAGACGCACAGTGATATAGAGGGCTATACCGTCACTTATCGTTCGGGGCGGGGGTTCGCCCATATCGCTTACGGTCTGGTAGCGCAGTGCATCTCATTCTATAGTGAACAGAGCGACGTCTCTTGGAAGTCCGGCAGCACCGACACGCAGGCGTGCTTCATTATTCGGCCCAGAAAAGGTATCTATCCTCTATGA
- a CDS encoding glycosyltransferase family 4 protein codes for MKTLEIVHLLDDVSPGGVMQALAIFEHPAWVGRLRSRVVTVKPDQTLAPSLKADVIMTHFPPRWRALPFLVSLRLRNRHARLIHIEHSYTRAWAAHHVPRFGRFRMMLNISSRLFDRIVAVSQGQSQWLTEAVGIEPRRLQVVSPWSDVPALQAVPPSDWQGQRPLVVGAYGRFVWLKGFDRLVARFLTLDPARYQLYLGGSGPEEQALRALAGEAPHIHFVGQVDDRAGFLAACDIIAVPSRWESFGLVAAEARQAARPLLVAGVDGLPEQAAEAGWEVDFDSEHGLSTCLQNLTPPRLGAMAASARISTQCLVDDRLLRWRQLLPLD; via the coding sequence ATGAAAACGCTCGAGATCGTACATTTGCTGGACGATGTCTCTCCCGGCGGGGTCATGCAGGCGCTGGCGATTTTCGAGCATCCTGCCTGGGTCGGCCGTCTGCGCAGCCGGGTGGTGACGGTGAAGCCGGATCAGACGTTGGCGCCGAGTCTGAAAGCGGATGTGATCATGACGCACTTTCCGCCGCGCTGGCGGGCACTGCCCTTCCTCGTGTCGCTGCGGCTGCGCAATCGTCACGCTCGGCTGATTCATATCGAACACAGCTATACCCGTGCCTGGGCGGCACATCATGTGCCGCGCTTCGGCCGCTTTCGGATGATGCTGAACATCTCCAGCCGTCTGTTCGACCGTATCGTCGCGGTGTCGCAGGGACAGTCGCAATGGTTGACCGAGGCCGTGGGGATAGAACCACGACGCCTGCAGGTGGTCTCGCCCTGGAGCGACGTCCCCGCGCTGCAGGCGGTGCCGCCCTCGGACTGGCAGGGGCAGCGCCCGCTGGTGGTGGGGGCCTATGGCCGTTTCGTCTGGCTGAAGGGGTTCGATCGCTTGGTCGCTCGCTTTCTGACGCTGGATCCGGCGCGCTATCAGCTGTATCTGGGCGGGAGCGGGCCGGAGGAGCAGGCGCTGCGGGCGCTGGCCGGAGAGGCGCCGCACATCCACTTCGTCGGGCAAGTCGATGATCGTGCCGGCTTTCTGGCCGCCTGTGACATCATCGCCGTACCCTCGCGCTGGGAATCCTTCGGCCTGGTGGCGGCCGAGGCTCGGCAGGCGGCTCGGCCGCTACTGGTCGCCGGCGTGGATGGGCTGCCCGAGCAGGCGGCCGAAGCGGGGTGGGAAGTGGATTTCGATAGCGAACACGGCCTGAGTACCTGCCTTCAGAATCTGACGCCGCCGCGGCTGGGTGCCATGGCCGCATCGGCGCGTATCTCCACGCAGTGCCTGGTCGATGATCGACTCCTGCGCTGGCGGCAGTTACTGCCGCTCGACTGA
- the galE gene encoding UDP-glucose 4-epimerase GalE, giving the protein MSKGEILVVGGAGYIGSHMVEHLYRSGYRVTVLDNLSTGHADAVVNAELVVADLGDRETLGRLFRSKAFDAVMHFAALSEVGASVTQPEAYYQNNVAKTLALLAEMRCHGVDTFVFSSTAAVYGDAHESAIGESSGTSPINPYGWSKRFIEQILRDYAHSYALRPMIFRYFNAAGADPEGRLGERHDPETHLIPLLLQAASGRRADFTLFGSDYLTQDGSCVRDFIHVDDLCRAHRLGLEALLRGEPGDVFNLGSGVGYSVLQVIESVRRVTGCDVAVKTADRRPGDPAYLVADVTKVERALGWRPHYSLDEMVAHAWRFETDRAQG; this is encoded by the coding sequence ATGTCCAAAGGTGAGATTCTGGTCGTGGGCGGCGCTGGTTATATCGGTTCGCACATGGTCGAGCATCTGTATCGATCGGGATATCGGGTGACCGTTCTGGATAATCTATCCACAGGACATGCCGATGCCGTCGTCAATGCCGAGCTGGTCGTCGCTGACCTCGGAGATAGAGAGACGCTAGGGCGTCTCTTTCGGTCCAAGGCCTTCGATGCCGTGATGCATTTCGCGGCCTTGAGCGAAGTCGGTGCCTCCGTCACGCAGCCCGAGGCCTACTATCAGAACAATGTGGCCAAGACCCTTGCGCTGCTGGCAGAGATGCGCTGCCACGGCGTGGATACGTTCGTGTTCTCGTCGACGGCGGCGGTATACGGGGACGCCCACGAAAGTGCCATCGGCGAGTCTAGCGGTACCTCGCCGATCAACCCTTATGGGTGGTCGAAGCGCTTCATCGAGCAGATCCTTCGCGACTATGCCCACAGCTATGCGCTGAGGCCGATGATCTTTCGCTATTTCAATGCGGCGGGTGCCGATCCCGAGGGGCGATTGGGCGAACGCCACGATCCCGAGACGCACCTAATTCCGCTGCTGCTCCAGGCCGCTTCCGGCCGCCGCGCTGACTTCACGCTGTTCGGTAGCGACTACCTGACGCAGGATGGCTCCTGCGTCCGGGACTTCATCCATGTCGACGACCTGTGTCGCGCGCATCGCCTGGGTCTGGAGGCGCTGTTGCGAGGAGAACCGGGCGATGTCTTCAACCTGGGAAGTGGCGTTGGTTACAGTGTCCTGCAGGTCATCGAATCGGTCAGGCGCGTGACCGGGTGTGATGTCGCCGTCAAGACTGCCGACCGTCGCCCTGGCGATCCGGCGTATCTCGTCGCCGACGTGACAAAGGTCGAACGTGCGCTGGGATGGCGGCCTCACTACTCGCTGGATGAGATGGTGGCCCATGCCTGGCGCTTCGAAACCGACAGGGCGCAGGGATAG
- a CDS encoding glycosyltransferase family A protein, whose protein sequence is MTRPRFSVVIPVYNAADSIEETVASVLCQTEPHFELWLIDDGSTDDSLARLQALQARDARIRVLALANGGVAAARNAGADRAEGEWIAFLDADDVWHPTKLERHWQYHRQAPQLDMSFAKIAFLLGEGTDLARAQTVSTVPPEALTLEDVLGENPVCTSSNLVVSRECWRASGGFRRGMQYAEDQEWLARVVKQGRHIRGMDVLLVGYRLSAGGLSANLRAMYDGWQQLTRDYAADFDAAAARALYCRYLARRALRAGSSPWLAPRFALVGVANSPRAFFRDRRRGLMTLVGSLVSPLLPRTLRMRLFA, encoded by the coding sequence ATGACTCGGCCGAGGTTTTCCGTCGTGATTCCGGTCTACAACGCCGCCGACAGTATCGAGGAGACGGTCGCGAGCGTGCTGTGCCAGACGGAGCCTCACTTCGAACTCTGGCTCATCGACGATGGCTCCACCGATGACTCTCTGGCGCGGCTGCAGGCTCTGCAGGCGCGCGACGCGCGTATTCGCGTGCTCGCCCTGGCGAATGGCGGTGTCGCCGCGGCGCGCAATGCCGGCGCGGATCGCGCTGAAGGGGAGTGGATCGCGTTTCTCGATGCCGACGACGTGTGGCATCCCACCAAGCTCGAACGCCACTGGCAGTACCATCGCCAGGCGCCGCAGCTCGATATGAGTTTTGCCAAGATCGCTTTTCTACTCGGCGAGGGCACCGATCTGGCACGGGCGCAGACTGTCTCGACGGTACCGCCGGAGGCCCTGACGCTCGAAGATGTCCTGGGGGAGAACCCGGTCTGCACCAGTTCCAATCTGGTCGTCAGCCGCGAGTGCTGGCGTGCCAGTGGTGGCTTTCGCCGAGGCATGCAGTACGCCGAGGATCAGGAGTGGCTGGCGCGTGTCGTCAAGCAGGGGCGCCACATTCGCGGCATGGACGTTCTGCTGGTGGGGTATCGACTCTCGGCCGGCGGGCTGTCGGCCAATCTGCGCGCCATGTACGACGGCTGGCAGCAGCTGACGCGGGACTACGCGGCGGATTTCGATGCCGCCGCCGCGCGTGCGCTCTACTGTCGCTATCTGGCACGCCGGGCGCTGCGCGCGGGGAGCTCGCCCTGGCTGGCACCGCGTTTCGCGCTGGTCGGAGTGGCCAACTCGCCGCGGGCCTTCTTTCGCGATCGACGCCGGGGCCTGATGACCCTGGTGGGATCACTGGTCAGTCCGCTGCTGCCTCGTACCCTGCGCATGCGGCTATTCGCCTAA
- a CDS encoding polysaccharide biosynthesis/export family protein, with protein MHKAHYRTRTMAWIVTAAMTLSGCQSAPTPENRDGALWMPQQWEADAYQRQCTPAMSPPPPAGKTYVPAAQMRAEPASLAPGDRLRVDVLGDPGDLSKLYVIDELGRLALPGLPVIDTTGRSVAEVEARLSDRLVEAQLVRRLPRVAAVSLVERAGISISVRGAVFNAGTVRIGERPAESRVGQRDGPVAGDANLGRNLSMAIMAAAGARPDANLGDVRVIRGDQWTTVDLAGLVEGSGADDLRLAPGDRVEVPSTHCFDAALVRPTPVTPPGVRVFMSNLSRPAASNATSAIGKESTSLPYGTRLLQGLVSANCVGGSAMNAHRHAVLISTNPFDDTTVVIDRDVEDMLERPDRDRINPYLMPGDALACYDSRWMNVRDAVSMVGEALGPAATVILIHDASP; from the coding sequence ATGCATAAAGCCCATTACCGTACACGCACCATGGCGTGGATCGTCACCGCCGCAATGACACTGAGCGGCTGCCAGTCGGCCCCCACGCCCGAAAACCGGGATGGCGCCTTGTGGATGCCGCAACAGTGGGAGGCCGACGCCTACCAGCGCCAATGCACGCCCGCTATGTCGCCGCCCCCGCCGGCCGGAAAAACGTATGTTCCGGCGGCACAGATGCGCGCCGAGCCTGCCAGTCTCGCCCCCGGCGACCGCCTGCGTGTCGACGTGCTCGGCGACCCGGGGGACCTCTCTAAGCTGTACGTCATCGATGAACTCGGCCGCCTGGCACTACCCGGCCTGCCCGTGATCGACACCACCGGACGCTCCGTCGCCGAGGTGGAAGCCCGCTTGAGCGACAGGCTCGTCGAGGCACAGCTGGTCCGGCGTCTACCGCGTGTCGCTGCCGTCTCGCTGGTGGAGCGTGCGGGTATCTCGATTTCGGTCAGAGGCGCGGTTTTCAATGCGGGCACCGTGCGCATCGGTGAACGCCCGGCCGAGAGTCGCGTCGGCCAGCGCGACGGCCCGGTGGCGGGGGATGCCAATCTCGGTCGCAATCTGTCAATGGCGATCATGGCTGCCGCCGGTGCCCGTCCGGATGCCAACCTGGGCGACGTGCGTGTCATTCGAGGTGACCAGTGGACGACAGTCGACCTCGCCGGGCTGGTCGAAGGCAGCGGCGCCGATGACCTGCGACTGGCTCCCGGAGATCGTGTCGAGGTGCCCAGCACGCACTGCTTCGACGCGGCGCTCGTGCGACCGACACCGGTCACGCCGCCAGGGGTACGCGTGTTCATGTCCAACCTGTCACGACCCGCCGCCAGCAACGCCACCTCGGCGATCGGCAAGGAGTCGACCAGCCTGCCCTACGGCACGCGTCTACTGCAGGGGCTGGTCAGCGCCAACTGTGTCGGCGGCTCGGCCATGAACGCTCACCGCCATGCCGTTCTCATCTCCACCAACCCGTTCGATGACACCACCGTGGTCATCGACCGCGATGTCGAGGACATGCTGGAGCGCCCGGACCGGGATCGTATCAACCCCTATCTGATGCCCGGCGACGCGCTCGCCTGTTACGACAGCCGCTGGATGAACGTCAGGGACGCCGTGTCGATGGTGGGCGAAGCCCTGGGGCCGGCCGCCACCGTCATTCTCATCCACGATGCCTCACCATGA
- a CDS encoding glycosyltransferase: MTLPTISVIMPVYNVEAFVGEAIQSVLDQTFQDFELIIVDDGSLDNSMQVCRGFADERIRIVTQRNRGLAGARNSGIAVARGRYIALLDSDDRWDPTKLALHFIHLNADDAVDVSYSGSRLIDAEGRPLGVSQQPRLTGVEARHVLTRNPVGNGSAPVIRRRALDRVAFVHPQEPGRLCWFDESFRQSEDIELWLRMIAGYGCRFEGIDGLLTDYRIVIGGLSSNVIRQYESWERAISKAQAYAPELLARHGARARAYQLRYLARRAVQLGDGSFAVALMRQALAASPWIALQEPYKTLETGLGAMAARWLSRERFALLLSRRLGTEVAA; this comes from the coding sequence ATGACCCTGCCCACCATCTCCGTCATCATGCCCGTCTACAATGTGGAAGCGTTCGTCGGCGAGGCGATCCAATCGGTGCTCGATCAGACGTTCCAGGATTTCGAGCTCATCATCGTCGACGACGGCTCCCTCGATAACAGCATGCAGGTGTGCCGAGGGTTTGCGGATGAGCGCATCCGTATCGTGACCCAGCGCAACCGGGGCCTCGCAGGCGCCCGCAACAGTGGCATCGCGGTGGCCCGCGGGCGTTACATCGCGCTGCTGGACTCCGATGACCGCTGGGACCCGACCAAACTCGCACTGCACTTCATCCATCTCAATGCCGATGACGCGGTCGACGTCAGTTATTCCGGCTCGCGCCTGATCGACGCCGAAGGCCGCCCGCTCGGTGTCAGCCAGCAGCCCCGGCTGACCGGCGTCGAGGCGCGCCACGTCCTCACGCGCAACCCGGTGGGCAATGGGTCGGCGCCGGTGATTCGGCGTCGCGCTCTGGACCGTGTCGCCTTCGTGCATCCGCAAGAGCCCGGGCGCCTGTGCTGGTTCGACGAGAGCTTCCGCCAGTCGGAGGACATCGAGCTGTGGCTGCGCATGATCGCCGGGTACGGCTGCCGCTTCGAGGGCATCGACGGCCTGCTCACCGACTATCGCATCGTGATCGGCGGGCTCTCCTCCAACGTGATTCGTCAGTACGAAAGCTGGGAGCGGGCGATCTCCAAGGCGCAGGCATACGCGCCTGAGCTGCTGGCGCGTCACGGCGCGCGTGCCCGGGCTTATCAGCTACGCTATCTGGCAAGGCGAGCGGTGCAGCTGGGGGATGGCTCCTTCGCCGTGGCCCTGATGCGTCAGGCGCTCGCAGCCAGTCCGTGGATCGCGCTGCAGGAGCCTTACAAGACGCTCGAAACGGGGCTCGGTGCGATGGCGGCACGCTGGCTGTCGCGTGAACGTTTCGCCCTGCTGTTGAGTCGTCGCTTGGGTACCGAGGTGGCCGCATGA
- a CDS encoding O-antigen ligase domain-containing protein: MATPADYQTTAAERLISVAIQCTWLLWLLGGLYIAGPAMAWILAAMAAVTLYLAPGDATSWRPPPPHPVIFIWLLAMLAMLVILIVGHLLNELGTAKTIKSSIGWAKGWALLALFPLAGALLPVRPEVIYRAVCRLGLQTLILIPLFLVAPFVGLPGQLYVSPLKIVGGSGPEYFAVILYTLEPGTGVPRWQFFAPWSPAAGMIAVVHILCALEEKQLGWKIIGVSAGLLIALLCQSRLALVALAIVWPVSFGVSRLRQPWTWFTAAPAILLLGLLSPQIQGLMEQAIQRFTSARADSSRVRAALGRIAIERWQNEAPWFGHGIVENGPHLVEYMPIGSHHSWYGLLFVKGLLGAIALAVPLAASFWMAGRLALYQPVGRVALAMLLLLTLYSFGENLEILSYLYWPALVIVGIAARQAAWRRLEATGGRAEEGAPAPHRQGELTVAEDSVERQ; encoded by the coding sequence ATGGCTACGCCAGCCGATTATCAAACTACTGCTGCCGAAAGGCTGATTTCGGTCGCCATTCAGTGCACCTGGCTGCTCTGGCTGCTCGGCGGTCTGTACATCGCCGGGCCGGCCATGGCCTGGATCCTGGCGGCGATGGCAGCGGTCACGCTATACCTGGCCCCGGGGGACGCCACGTCATGGCGCCCGCCGCCGCCCCATCCGGTGATCTTCATCTGGCTGTTGGCGATGCTGGCGATGCTGGTGATCCTGATCGTCGGGCATCTGCTCAATGAGCTGGGTACCGCCAAGACCATCAAGTCCTCGATCGGCTGGGCCAAGGGCTGGGCACTGCTGGCGCTGTTCCCGCTGGCCGGCGCGCTGCTGCCCGTGCGCCCCGAGGTGATCTATCGGGCCGTCTGCCGCCTGGGACTGCAGACGCTGATCCTGATCCCTCTGTTTCTGGTCGCGCCGTTCGTGGGGCTTCCGGGCCAGCTGTATGTGTCGCCACTCAAGATCGTCGGCGGGTCGGGACCGGAGTACTTTGCGGTGATTCTGTATACGCTGGAGCCGGGGACCGGCGTGCCACGCTGGCAGTTCTTCGCCCCCTGGTCACCGGCGGCCGGCATGATCGCGGTAGTGCACATCCTCTGCGCGCTGGAGGAGAAGCAGCTGGGCTGGAAAATCATCGGCGTGTCGGCGGGCCTGCTGATCGCACTACTCTGCCAGTCGCGACTGGCACTCGTGGCGCTGGCGATCGTCTGGCCGGTGTCGTTCGGTGTCAGCCGCCTGCGCCAGCCATGGACCTGGTTCACCGCGGCCCCCGCTATCTTGCTGCTGGGGCTGCTGTCTCCCCAGATACAGGGCTTGATGGAACAGGCCATACAGCGTTTCACCAGTGCCCGCGCCGACTCCAGCCGAGTGCGCGCCGCCCTGGGCCGTATCGCCATCGAACGCTGGCAGAACGAGGCGCCCTGGTTCGGCCACGGCATCGTGGAAAACGGCCCGCATCTGGTCGAGTACATGCCGATCGGCAGCCACCATAGCTGGTACGGCCTGCTCTTCGTCAAAGGCTTGCTGGGGGCGATCGCCCTGGCCGTGCCGCTGGCGGCGAGCTTCTGGATGGCGGGCAGGCTGGCGCTCTACCAACCGGTCGGTCGTGTCGCCCTGGCCATGCTGCTGCTGCTCACCCTCTACAGCTTCGGGGAGAACCTGGAGATTCTGAGCTATCTCTACTGGCCGGCGCTGGTCATCGTCGGCATCGCGGCCAGACAGGCCGCCTGGCGGCGTCTGGAAGCCACCGGTGGGAGGGCTGAGGAGGGGGCGCCAGCGCCGCATCGGCAAGGCGAGCTGACAGTGGCGGAAGACTCAGTCGAGCGGCAGTAA
- a CDS encoding sigma-54 dependent transcriptional regulator gives MLIVEDIVSLALTYASQLEAAGCQVEIADSGEKARYYIEAGKRERQAFDVILLDLKLPDVDGLDFLADAPELTKHASVVVITADGSINRAIQAMRLGAYDFLVKPVSVERLTTTVKRAGERLRLEQEVQVARSLQRREQFQGFIGGSDVMQVVYRAIENVANSKATVFITGESGTGKEVAAEAIHELSQRRSGRFVAINCGAIPENLLESELFGHVKGAFTGALENRTGAAREASGGTLFLDEICEMELKLQVKLLRFLQTGMVQPVGSNRTVPVDVRVICATNRDPLVEMSEGRFREDLFYRLSVLPIDLPPLRQRGDDVVLLAQAFMTRFSTEEGKTFEALDDETQQTLHRYHWPGNVRELQNEIRRAVVMSAGNQLSLAHLGTAAAAPAMRAESGGSEPTQPQHAPDAGADAAPSGLAFQGLTLEQIEKMAIEKAIANNGGSVPGAARDLAVSPSTIYRKLEKWSLTGTSS, from the coding sequence GTGTTGATCGTCGAAGACATCGTGTCTCTTGCGCTCACCTATGCCAGTCAGCTGGAGGCCGCCGGGTGCCAGGTCGAAATCGCCGATAGTGGAGAGAAAGCCCGCTATTATATCGAGGCCGGAAAGCGCGAGCGGCAGGCATTCGATGTCATCCTGCTCGACCTGAAACTGCCGGATGTCGATGGCCTGGATTTTCTGGCGGATGCCCCCGAGTTGACCAAGCATGCCAGCGTTGTCGTCATTACTGCGGACGGCTCCATCAATCGGGCCATCCAGGCCATGCGTCTGGGAGCCTACGACTTCCTGGTCAAGCCGGTCTCGGTCGAGCGCTTGACGACCACCGTGAAACGCGCCGGCGAGCGGCTGCGTCTCGAGCAGGAAGTGCAGGTGGCGCGCAGTCTTCAACGGCGTGAACAGTTTCAGGGCTTCATTGGCGGCTCCGACGTCATGCAGGTCGTCTATCGCGCGATCGAGAACGTCGCCAACTCCAAAGCCACCGTATTCATCACCGGCGAAAGCGGGACCGGCAAGGAGGTGGCGGCCGAGGCCATCCACGAGCTCAGTCAGCGGCGGTCGGGGCGTTTCGTCGCAATCAACTGTGGCGCCATACCCGAAAACCTTCTCGAGTCCGAGCTCTTTGGCCACGTCAAAGGCGCCTTTACCGGCGCGCTGGAGAATCGCACCGGGGCTGCCAGAGAGGCCAGTGGCGGTACGCTGTTTCTGGATGAAATCTGCGAGATGGAGCTGAAACTGCAGGTCAAGCTATTGCGCTTTCTGCAGACCGGCATGGTGCAGCCCGTCGGTAGCAACCGAACCGTGCCGGTGGATGTGCGCGTGATCTGTGCCACCAACCGCGACCCCTTGGTCGAGATGAGCGAGGGGCGTTTCCGCGAGGATCTCTTCTATCGTCTCTCTGTGCTGCCTATCGATCTGCCTCCGTTGCGGCAACGGGGGGATGATGTGGTGCTGCTGGCTCAGGCGTTCATGACGCGTTTTTCCACCGAAGAGGGCAAGACGTTCGAGGCGCTCGACGATGAGACGCAGCAAACGCTGCATCGATACCACTGGCCGGGCAATGTCCGCGAGCTGCAAAACGAGATTCGCCGCGCCGTGGTGATGAGCGCCGGTAACCAGCTCTCTCTGGCACATCTGGGGACGGCCGCGGCGGCACCGGCCATGCGTGCCGAGTCTGGAGGCAGTGAGCCGACACAGCCGCAACACGCCCCCGATGCTGGCGCTGATGCAGCCCCGTCCGGACTCGCCTTTCAGGGGCTGACGCTCGAGCAGATCGAAAAGATGGCGATCGAAAAGGCCATCGCCAACAATGGCGGCAGTGTGCCCGGTGCGGCGCGTGATCTCGCCGTCAGCCCCTCTACGATCTACCGCAAGCTGGAGAAATGGTCTTTGACCGGAACCTCGTCTTAG